The Alicyclobacillus vulcanalis DNA window CCTGGGAAGAGGACGCGTAAAGGAAGGCAGCACAGGCCGACTGGGCCCGTGCTGCCGGGGTCAGTGCTTGTGACTCGTCTTGATGCGGCGCCATTTGCGATCGTCGTTGGTCGTCTCAGGGAAACGCTCGCCCTTGTGCAGGTAGATGCGCTTTGGATGATGCAGATCCTCACTATCAGGATGGGCACCGACCTCGATGTAGACGCCGTTATTCGGCGCCTTGTATCCCGGCGAAAACTCCGATCGCTCCCCCATGGCCATCACCCCTCAGCCGATAGCTTGCCCGGTCCTGCCCGGAGGATGATCGGCGCATTTTTCCGCACCTGTCAGCCCAGGGCACGCATCAGAACGGGCGCCAACGCAAGCGTCAGAAACGCCGCGACAATCATCGCGAGGCTGGAGCAGGTGCCCTCCATGGCGCCATATTCGAAGGCTCGCGCCGTGCCGATGCCGTGTGAGCCCATGCCGAACAGCGCGCCTCGCGCCACAGGCGATTGAAGGCGCAACAGGCGCAAGAGCCATGGTCCGACCATCACGCCCGTGATGCCCGTCAAAATGACAAAGACGGCGGTGAGGGTGGGAATCCCGCCGATGGCTTGGGAGATGTCCATGGCAATCGGGGTCGTGACGGATCGCGGCGCAATGCTGGTCACGACGGCGCGATTCAGGCCAAAGACTCTGGCCAAAAGCACGGACCCTGCGATGCCCGTGGCGGATCCGAGCGCGAGGCTCGCCAGAAACTCCGGCCAGTGCGCCTTGAGCACGGGGAAGTGGCGGTGCAGGGGGACCGCAAACGCCACGGTCGCCGGACCGAGAAACGACGTCAGCCACTTCGCCGACGCGTCGTACACGTGATACGAGAGGTGCGCGAAGTGAAGGAACAGTATGAGTGCGACCAGCGACGTGATCATGGGATTGAGGAACACGACGTGGACTCGACGATACAGCGCCTTACACGCGGCGTAACAGATGAGCGTGGAAGCCAAACCCACGAGCATCACGACGCGTTCGCCTCCCTGGCCTGTGCGCCCTCGTCGCTCCTTTGACTGCGGTTGCGCAAGCGCCACATCACCTCGGCGACTGACCCGGTCACGAGCATCACAAGCACGGTCCCTGCGGCCACAACCGCCAAAAGCTTCAGCCCATCTTGCCGGAACAGATGAGCGTAGGCGATGACGCCGACGGATGATGGGATGAAGAACAGGAGAAGCTCGCCAATGAGCAGATCAGCGCCTCGCTCAATCCATTCCACTTTGACCAGGCCGGAGCGAAGCAGACCAAACAGAACCACCACGCCGATGATGCTCCCTGGAACGGGCAGATGAAGCTTCGCCGAAACCACATTGCCCAGGGCGGCGAGACCGTACAGGGCCGCGATCTGCACGGCTGCGAGAGATGCCGCTTTCCACCGCAGAGGTTGAAACCTGGTGCGCACGTCGATCCCTCCCTCACGTCCCGATGTTTCACCAACATCACCATACGCCATGAGGATTGAGACGTCTAATATATAATTGTTTCTGTAATCATACGATATACGAATTGATTCAGGGGGTGGAGGGCTACGGAGCTTCGACAACTCGAATACTTCGTCGCGGTGGCGGAAGAACTCCATTTTGGACGAGCCGCGCAGCGCCTGGGGCTCACGCAGCCGCCGCTGAGTCAGCAAATCCAAAAGCTTGAGGACGAGCTCGGTGTGGTGCTGTTCGACCGGACCAACCGGCGCGTGCAGCTCACCCACGCCGGGCAGGCGCTGCTCGTGGAAGCGCGCAAGGTGCTCGCGCACGTGCAGGCAGCGGTGCGGGCGGCTAAAGACGCGGCCGAAGGCCGGATCGGGCGCCTGTCGGTGGCGTTTGTCGGGTCGGCGACGTACGGTTGGCTTCCAGACGTCATTCGAGCCTACCAGGAGCGACATCCAGACGTGGATCTGTCACTGAGGGAGATGTCGACCCCGGCGCAGATGGCCGCTTTGGTTTCTGGTGAGGTGGATGTCGGGATTCTGCGGCTTCCGGCGCAGCATCCGGATTTGCATGTCCGGCTTGTGGACCGCGACGACTGCGTCGCCGTCGTTCCCGCGGGGCATCCGCTGGCGATGCGCGCGTCGCTCTTTCTCGTGGAACTTGCCCAGGAGCCTTTCGTGCTGGTGTCGCGCGCCATCTGGCCCGGTTTGTACGATGGCGTCATGACCCTTGCGCGCACGCTGGGCTTCGAACCTCGCGTGCGGCTCGAGGTCACAGAAGTTCAGACGGCGGTCGGGCTCGTCGCGGCGGGGCTCGGGGTCAGCATCGTCCCGAGCGCGACGGAGCGCGTTCACCGTCAGGACGTTCGCTATCTGCGCATCGACGGCCCGGCGCCCACGGTCGAGCTCGGCGCGGCATGGCGCCGAGCCGACACGTCGCCTTTGGTGAGCGCGTTTCTCGAGACGGCAGAGTCGGTACACGGCACGAGCGTGTAGCGCGACCGCTCAGGCGGCCCTAGTCGGCTTCACCGCGCGTGTCCGTGCTTGTCGCAACGGGTCAACCCCGCATCGTGTCGGGGATGAGGACCACGACCGCGCGCGCTTCGACGCACAACGTTTCGCCGGCCCATACTTGCGTGTCGATCACGGCCTTCTTGGACGTCACCTCGGCCACTCGGCCGATGGCGCGCAGCGGAACGCCCATCGGCGTGGGCTTCCGGTATTCCACATGGAGCGAAGCCGTTACACAGCGCGGAACGGGCGAGCCGTCGCCCAGCTGGCCGCCCTGGGCGCGATGGAGCGCCAGCGCGCCGGAACCGGTGCTGTGGCAGTCCACCAGCGCGGCGAGATAACCGCCATAGACAAAGCCGGGCACGGCGGTGTGATGGCGCTCCGGAAACGCCTCGGTGAGGGTGACGTCTCCATCCCAGCGCGTGCGAAAGTGATGGCCGCGCTCATTCAAGCGCCCGCAACCATAGCACCACGCGAAGTCGTCCGGGTAGTAATCCTGCACGTAGGGCGAAGGCGTCATGTCCCATGGCTCCTTTCTTCCTTCGAAGGTGAAAAGCTCAGGTTCGCGTCATTCACACTCAGCTGCTGCATCCAGCGAGCGACGCCGCGGGCACCCTCGTCGTCCATGGACGCGAGCGTTGCGGCCACGCGCCGCCTCGCCTCCATGGGCTTGTTTTGACTCAGCTTCGCGGCTGCCTCCATCCGCTCGATGTCAATGCGAAACGCCACGATGCCGCGCATCAGATTGCGGTAGTACGCGCGGTCGCGATCGGCGGGCAGGCGGGATTGCGGCTCATATGCGACAAGGAGAAGATGGAGCAAGTCAGCGACGGCCTCGCTTTCCTGAACGAGGTGAGCGCGGCCGTACACGTGGACGGCCAAGTAGTTCCACGTGGGCACCTGCTCCTCCATGCCGTACCACGAGGGCGAGACGTAGGCGTGCGGACCTTGAAAGATGGCGAGACAGCGTCCGTCGCGAAGGTGTTCGGCCTGTGGGTTGGCTTTTGCCAAGTGTCCGTATAGGGCGCCTTCGTCGGGCCGATAGACGAGGGGGACGTGGGATGCGCAGATGTCGCCTCCTTGTTGCGTGACGAGCGTCGCGAAGCTGTGTTCGCGAAGAAGCGTTTCGATGATGTCCGGGTCTCTCAGTTGAAACGACTTCGGGATGTACATGCGCCACCTCCAGACCGCGAATCGACGCACGCGAATGCGGCAGATGCCGCTTTCAGCATAACACACTCTGGAAGAATCACCTGCAGCCTCTCTTGACATTCTCACGGACTCTGGTATGCTTACAATAGTCAAGCAAGCGCTTGCTTTGGTGAAATCGGAGGTGTCGCCGGTGGGGACGGGGTCCATCCTGGGGCGCGGTTCACTCGCCCACGTCGACCGCTATGTACCTGGCAAGCCCATCGAGGAAGTGGAGCGCGAGTTAGGCCTGTCGCGCGTCGTGAAATTGGCTTCCAATGAAAACGCTTACGGTTGCTCGCCGAAGGCGGTTGCCGCCATGACCGAGGAAATGGCGCGGATTCCGTTGTATCCTGAGTCAAGCTCGCCTGCCCTTGCGCGCAAGCTTGCGGCCAAGCTCGGCGTGCGGGAGGATCAGTTGTTTTTCGGCAACGGTTCCGATGAAATCATCAGTCTTTTGGCGCGCGCATTCCTCGAGCCGGGCGACGAGGTGGTGATGGCCGACCCCACGTTCAGCCGCTATGAGCAAAACGTCGCGATTGAAGGCGGCGTGGCGGTGAAGGTCCCTTGTCGAGACGGTGTCCATGATCTCGACGCCATGCTTGGCGCCCTGACGTCCAAGACGAAATTGGTCTTTGTGTGCAATCCCAACAACCCTACGGGCACCACGGTGGGCGCAGAACCTCTGCGCGCCTTCATTGAACGCGTGCCGAGCGACGTCGTTCTGGTCGTCGACGAAGCGTACTACGAGTACGTCACGGCGGAGGACTACCTTCAGACCCTACCGATTCTCGACACGCATCCCAATCTCGTCGTCCTCCGCACCTTCAGCAAGATTTACGGGCTCGCGGGGTTGCGCATCGGCTATGCCGCACTGCACCCGGACGTGGCTTCGATACTACACAAGGTAAGAGGGCCCTTTAACACGAGCCGGTTGGCGCAGGTGGCTGCGCTCGCCTCCCTGGACGATCCCGACTTTGTCGCCATGTGCCGGGCTCAAAACGCTGCCGAACGGGACCGCGTGGCGAGGGCGCTGTCGGACATGGGCCTCTTCGTGTACCCGTCTCAGACCAACTTTCTGTTGTTTGAAGTGCCGGGCACAGGCGCCGCGGTGGCCGAGCGGCTGTTGCACCAGGGTGTGATCGTCCGGGCGGGCGAAGGCCTCGGAGTGCCCGGGACCGTGCGAGTTTCGCTTGGTACGCCGGAAGAGAACGACGTCTTTCTTCAGGCGCTGGTCCAATCGCTGAATTAAAGGAGGGCTATGTATGTTGGCCGAACACGATCGCGCCGAACGGCTGCTGCAGATCGCGAAGGCGGAAGGGTTGTACGACGAAATCCACCTCCTGAACGAAGATGGGACGCTCGCGGGCGCGGTGGACGACATCCCCACGGACGTGATGGTCGAGATGTACCGGCACATGGTGTTCGCTCGGGCGTTTGACCGCAAGGCTATAGCGCTCCAGCGTCAGGGCCGGATCGGCACGTACGCGCCGTACGAAGGCCAGGAGGCCGCGCAAGTGGCCAGCGCGATGGCGCTCGCGGCCGAGGACTTTGTGTTCCCGTCGTATCGAGATCACGCGGCGACCATGGTGCTTGGCCAAGCGCCGGCAAACGTGCTGTTGTATTGGTCGGGCCGGGTGGAGGGCATCAAGAGCCCCGAGGGGCGCCACATCCTGCCGCCGAGCGTACCCATTGCGACCCACGTGCTGCACGCCGTAGGCGCGGCGTTTGCGAGCCGCTACCGCAAGGAGCGCGCCGTCAGCATCGCGTACTTCGGCGACGGGGCGACGAGCGAGGGCGATTTCCACGAGGCCCTGAATTTCGCCGGTGTGTTCCACCTGCCGGTCATCTTCTTCTGCCAAAACAACGGCTACGCCATCAGCGTGCCTTTTTCGCGCCAGTCCGCGTCGCGCACCATCGCGCAGCGCGCGGTCGCGTACGACATCGTCGGCGTGCGCGTGGACGGCAACGACGCGTTCGCGGTGTATCGCGCGGTGCGAGAGGCTCGGTCGCGCGCGCTGAACGGCCTCGGGCCGACGCTCATCGAGGCGGTGACCTTCCGCATGGGTGCGCACACCACGGCGGACGATCCGACCCGTTACCGCGACCAGAAGGCGGTCGTGGAGGCTTGGCAGAAGCGCGATCCCATCGTCCGCCTCCGCCTGTATCTGGAGTCGCAGAACCTGTGGTCGGATGCGCAGGAGGCAAAGCTCCAGGACGAGGTCAAGGCGCGGGTCGAGGCCGCCGTGGACGAGGCGCTCTCGATTGCGCCGCCCGACATGGAGATGATGTTCGATCACGTCTACGCGGAAGCGCCCTGGCACCTCGCCGCGGAGCGCGAGGAGTACCGCCGGACGCGCGAGGGGGTATCCGTATGAGCCGCATGTTGAATCTCATCCAGGCGATCAACGAAGCGCTTGACCTAAAGCTCGCGGACGATCCGCGCGTCGTCTTGCTCGGCGAGGACATCGGCAAAAACGGAGGCGTGTTCCGAGCGACGGACGGCCTCCTCGAGAAGTACGGCGAGGAGCGCGTGATCGACACGCCGCTCGCGGAGTCGGCCATTATCGGCACCGCCATGGGCATGGCGGTGAACGGCCTCATTCCGGTGCCCGAAATTCAGTTTCTGGCGTTCATCTTCCCGGCGCTGGACCAGCTGTTCTCGCACGTCGCGCGCATGCGCTACCGGTCGCAGGGCCAGTTTCCCGTGCCGATGACCATCCGCACGCCGTACGGCGCAGGCATCCATGGCCCGGAGCTGCACGCCGAGAGCGTGGAGAGCTTCTTCGCGCACACGCCTGGGCTCAAAGTGGTGGTGCCGAGCGGCCCGTACGACGCGAAGGGTTTGCTCATCTCGGCCATTGAGGACCCCGATCCAGTCGTCTTCCTCGAGCCAACCAAGCTGTATCGCGCCTTCCGGGAGGAGGTTCCCGAGGGCTTGTACCGAATTCCTATCGGTAAGGCGAAGCGGGTGCGAGAGGGCGAGGACGTTTCGGTGTTTGCTTGGGGCGCGATGCTGCGCACGGCCTTGAAGGTGGCCGATCAGCTCGAGCGCGAGCGCGGCTTGACGTGCGACGTGATCGACCTGAGGACGCTGTACCCGCTGGACCGCGACGCCATCGTGGAATCGGTGCAGAAGACGGGCCGGGCCGTGGTGGTGCATGAGGCGCACAAGACTGCGGGGCTTGGCGCCGAAATCGTCTCGCTCATCAACGAAGAGGCGCTCCTGTACTTGCGCGCGCCGGTGAAGCGCGTCGCGGGCTTTGACGTCCCCGTGCCGTTCTTCGCGCTGGAAGACGAGTACATGCCGACGGAGGCGCGCATTCGCGCGGGCATCGAAGAGACCATCACGTTCTAAGGCGGGAGACCGATATGGAGTTCAAACTGGCGGATATTGGCGAAGGTATTCACGAGGGCGAGGTCCTGCGGTGGTTGGTCCACGAGGGCGATCACGTCGAACAGGATGCGCCACTCGTGGAGGTGCAGACGGATAAGGTGACGGCGGAGCTGCCATCGCCGGTGGCGGGCGTGATCGAGCGCATTGTGGCGCGCGAGGGGCAGGTGGTGCCCGTGGGGACGGTGCTCGCGGTCATCCGCGAGGCTCATGGGGCGCCTGCGGGCGACAAGGCGGCAGGGGCGAGCGCGGCTGAGACAACCGAGCAGGCGAGGCGCGAGGCGCCCGAGGCGAGCGGTGGTTTGGCCAGCCACGGGGCAAAGCCTGCCGTGATGCAGGCGGAGCGGGCCGACGGGGTGAAGCGGCGCGCGCTCGCCACGCCGCACGTGCGCGCGCTGGCGCGGAAGCTCGGCGTGGACATCGAAGAGATTCAGGGCACGGGCCCGGTGGGACGCGTGACGGAGGAGGACGTCCGCCGGTTTGCGGAAGGCAGGATGGCACCGCGCCCGCCGGAGGAGGACGTCGCGGCCGTCGAACCGCGCGCGGAACGCGCGGGCGAAGTCGCGGCGCCTCCGGCTGCCCCGAAGGCGGGATCGCCCAAGGTGACGTCGGGCGAGCCCGTGGAAGAGGTGCCGCTTCGCGGCCTTCGGCGCCGCATTGCGGAGCACATGGTGCAGTCCAAGCGCATCATCCCGCATGCCACCCACATCGATGAGATCGAGATGGATGCCCTTGAGGCGCTCCGCGAAAGGCTCCGTCCGTACGCGGAAGCTCGCGGCGCGAAACTGACGTCGCTCGCGTTCTTCGTCAAGGCGGTGTCCATCGCGCTGAAGGAGTTCCCCTACGTGAACGCCTCTGTGGACGAGGCCCAGGAACGAGTATGGCTGAGGCGTTACTACCACATCGGCATCGCGGTGGACACGGAGCAGGGGCTGATTGTGCCCGTCGTGAAGCACGCCGATCAGAAGTCGGTGTTTGAAATTGCGCAAGAGGTGTCGGATCTCGCCCGCAGGGCGCGCGAGAACCGCCTCTCGCTCGACGAAGTGACAGGAAGCACGTTCACCATCTCGAACGCGGGGGCGCTCGGCGGCTTATATGCCACGCCCATCATCAATTACCCCGAGTCGGCCATTCTCGGCATTCACAAGATGTCGCGGCGGCCCGTGGTGAGAAACGACGAGATCGTCATTCGCAACATCGCCCACATCTCGCTGTCGTTTGACCATCGGATCATCGACGGCGGCATGGCCATTCGGTTCACCAATCGCGTGCGCGAGCTGTTGGAGGAGCCGGATCGGATGTGGGCCGAGCTTCGGTAGGGGGGTGCTCGCGTGGCCTACTTGACGATGCACGACGATGGCCCGGTGCGAATTGTGCGGATGGCTCGCGAGGACAGGCTGAACGCGCTCAATCTCGCGCTCGTCGATGAATTGGTGGCGGCGCTCGAAGCGGCGGATGCGGATGTAAACGTCCGGGCCATCGTCCTGACGGGCGGGGAGAAAGCGTTTGCGGCGGGCGCCGACATCGGGGAAATGGCGGATGCGACGGCCGTCGACATGAAGCTGCGGGACCAGTTCCGCGCTTGGGACCGAATACGCGGCGTCCACAAGCCCGTCATCGCCGCCGTGAAGGGATTTGCGTTGGGCGGCGGATGTGAGCTCGCCCTGGCCTGCGATCTCGTCATCGCAGGCGAAAGCGCGAAGTTCGGACAGCCCGAGGTGAAGCTCGGGCTGATGCCGGGCGCGGGTGGGACGCAGTGGCTCGCACGCCGCCTCGGCAAGGCGCGAGCGCTGGAACTGCTTTGGCTCGGCGATCCCATCACAGCGCGGGAAGCGCTCTCGCTTGGGCTCATCAACCGCGTGGTCCCAGACGAGGCATGTGTCGCGCACGCAGTGGAACTCGGCAAGCGATTGGCGGAGATGCCGCCCGTGGCCCTTCGCTGCATCAAAGAAGCGGTCTACCAGGCCATGGACACGGCGTTTGCCGACGGGCTTGAAGCGGAGCGAAATCTCTTTTACCTGTTGTTCGCGACGGAAGACGCGCGCGAAGGCATGCGCGCGTTTCTGGAGCGGCGCAAGCCGGAATTTCAGGGTAGGTAATTCTCCCGATGTGCCGCCCGTGGATGCGCGGCTTCGGCCAAAGGCAGGCGGTAGAGGACGCAGGACTCCGAAGGGAAATGCCTGGTGCGGGCGGGATCGTCAGCACCGGCGAAGAAGCCTTCGCGCGGGGGTGCGATCACGGCCGCGCTGCGCTATGATGGAGGGCGTGAGTCCGACAGAAACGGAGTGGCGCGGCGGTGACGGATCGGAAAGGGCTTTGGTATGCGTTCCTGGCCTACGCGGGCTGGGGACTTCTTCCTGCGTATTGGAACATCTTTGAGCGCATGTCCCCGTATGAGCTGTTGTCGTACCGCATGGTGTTTTCGGCGCTGACCATTTGGGCGTGGGTGGCCATGGCGCGCAGGACGCAGAGCGTCGCCTCGGTCATGCGGGACGGCCGCCGAGCGCGCTGGATGGCGCTTGGCTCGCTCATGATCACCATCAACTGGCTGACGTTCATCGTGGCGGTCAACACGGGGCACGTGGTCGAATCGAGCCTTGGCTATTATATCAACCCCATTGTCAACGTAATTTTCGGACTCCTTCTCTTCCGCGAGCGGCTGGACGCGTGGCAGTGGGGGGCGCTTCTCGTCGCAGGCCTCGGCGTGGCCATCATGATTGCGGCCTACGGGCAGGTGCCTTGGCTCGCGCTGTCGCTCTCCGGATCGTTCGGCCTCTACGGCGTCGTGAAAAAGCGGGTCGAGGCAGATGCCGTCCAGAGCCTCACCTGGGAGACGACGCTCGCCCTACCCCTCGCCGTGGCGTACCTCGTCTTCACCTTCACGGCCCATCGGGTCACCGTGACGCAACTCGCCGGGTGGCAGATGGCGATGCTCGCGTTGAGCGGCGTCCTCACGGCGTTGCCCCTTCTTTTGTTTGCGATGGCCGCCAAGCGCCTCCATCTCGCTACGCTCGGCATGGTCCAGTACATCTCGCCCACGCTGCAGCTAGTCATTGGGCTTTTCGTCGATCGCGAACCCTTCACCCGCGCCGATGCCATCGGCTTTTCGTGCATATGGATGGCACTCATCCTCTATACGTTCTCGCTCATTCGGACCGAGCGGCGATTTCGCCGATGCCTGGCGGACGACCCGGCGCTGCACAAAGCGCTCAAGGGCTGAACGTTCCTCGTACTCGCGTCTGAATCCGAAGGAGGAATCCCATGCTGAGCGCCGCGCTGCGCCGGATGATGGTGGATACCACGCCGCTTCGAACGTCGAGCGACTTTTTGCGCCTTTGGATCGGCAGCGGCATTTCGACCTTTGGCGGCACGATGACGTCCTTCGCGGTGATGCTCCAGGTGTATACTCTGACGCACAAGAGCCTCGACGTGGGACTGGCCAGCCTTGCCAGCGTGCTCCCCGGCGTGCTGTTCGTCCTGCTCGGCGGGAGTGTGGGCGATCGCGTCGATCGCCGCAAGCTGGTTCTGCTCGCCACGAGCGGCCAGATGGTCGTCTCGGCGCTCCTGGCTGTACAGGCTTTCGCGGCCTGGCGCACTCTAGGCGCCATCTATGCGCTCTTGTGCGTTCAGTCGTTGCTAGTCGTCATCAGCGCTCCGGCACGTCGCACGTTCGTGCCCCGGGTTCTTCCTAAAGATCAGGTGCGTGCCGGACAGACGCTCAATACGCTTGTCATTCGGTTCGCGGAGGTCGCGGGTCCCGCGCTCGGCGGCGTCCTCGCGGGCTGGTCGGGGCTCGGCTGGTGTTACGCGTTGGACGCGCTGAGCTTTCTCGCCGCGCTCTACGCCGTGTATCGGTTGCCTCCCATGCAGCCTGGCGCGATCGAACGAAACCAGGGCATGCTGGGCAGTGTCGCTGAAGGGCTGCGCTTTCTTGTGACGTCGCGAGCGCTTCTCGGCGCCATGCTGGCGGATCTCAGTGTCACGGTGCTTGGCGTTCCGAATGCGCTCTTGCCCGCGCTCGTGAGCGCGCGCTTCGGGGGGCAGCCCGAGGCGCTCGGCCTGCTCATGGGTGCCACCGGTGTTGGCGGATTGTTGGTGCTCTTCCTGTCAGGGCCCGTGCGCCACATCCGATATGAAGGCCGGGCCATCGTGGTCGCCTGTATCGCGTGGGGAGCCGCGGTATGCGCGTTTGGCCTATCTCCGTTTCTCTGGCTCTCGCTGATGTTTCTTGCCTTCATGGGGGCGTTGGACTCCATTCTCGTGGTCATGCGCTCGACGTTGATTCAGCAGCGCACGCCGGATGAACTGCGCGGGCGGATTTCGAGCGTGGACTACCTGGTCGGCTCGGGAGGTCCCCAGCTCGGCAACCTTCGCGCCGGGATCGTCGGCAGCGTGTTGCCCGTGAGCGCGGCCATCGTCATCGGAGGCGCCTCGACCATCGTCGCCATGGCCTGTGTCGCACGTTTCATCCCGGAACTCAGAAGAGCACGCGCGGATGAAGATGTCTGACGCCCTCCGCCGAGCACCCGTTGGGGCGGCGAGAGCGTATAAAGTTTGGGTAGGGTTTGCCTCTGGGAGGATTCTCCGAGGCAAAAGAGAAGAGACCTCACTGGGACAAGAAAAAAGCCCGCGTTGCAGCGCGGGCATAAGAGTGAGGTCTCTTATGCTCGATATTCGACGTGTCCTTGCTGTCTTCCTGCAGATGCTGTCGAGCTTGCAAAATGTAGTTGACGAGGCAGGTGACTTCACGGCCTCAGAGCAGGGCGGGCCACGGAGACGTCGTACCGTCGGGCGGCGAGCCTGTTGCAAGCGTGGGTGCCGGAAGTGAGCGCGATGGCGATTTGGGAAGAGGTGCAGCGGCTGGGCGAGGAGG harbors:
- a CDS encoding MFS transporter: MLSAALRRMMVDTTPLRTSSDFLRLWIGSGISTFGGTMTSFAVMLQVYTLTHKSLDVGLASLASVLPGVLFVLLGGSVGDRVDRRKLVLLATSGQMVVSALLAVQAFAAWRTLGAIYALLCVQSLLVVISAPARRTFVPRVLPKDQVRAGQTLNTLVIRFAEVAGPALGGVLAGWSGLGWCYALDALSFLAALYAVYRLPPMQPGAIERNQGMLGSVAEGLRFLVTSRALLGAMLADLSVTVLGVPNALLPALVSARFGGQPEALGLLMGATGVGGLLVLFLSGPVRHIRYEGRAIVVACIAWGAAVCAFGLSPFLWLSLMFLAFMGALDSILVVMRSTLIQQRTPDELRGRISSVDYLVGSGGPQLGNLRAGIVGSVLPVSAAIVIGGASTIVAMACVARFIPELRRARADEDV